The following are from one region of the Georgenia sp. M64 genome:
- the smc gene encoding chromosome segregation protein SMC encodes MHLKTLTLRGFKSFASATTLHLEPGITCVVGPNGSGKSNVVDALSWVMGEQGAKTLRGGSMADVIFAGTSSRAPLGRAEVSLTIDNTDGLLPIEYTEVTISRTLFRSGGSEYAINGAPCRLLDIQELLSDTGMGREMHVIVGQGRLDSVLQATPEDRRGFIEEAAGVLKHRRRKEKALRKLDAMQANLARVGDLSAEIRRQLGPLARQADVVRRAQVVQTDLRDARARLLADDLVQLTATLEQESADLSALERRRAETEQAQDEARARLTALEQEAAAAAPRLGSATDVWYRLSGLRERFRALSDVAAERCRLLGAPAAAEPAGGRDPDELDARAGAAREEEAALEAELARLKEALAAAVADRTAAEESERDAERALAAVHRGVADRREGLARLTGQVGTRRSRLESAEAELGRLRESLAAAQERARAAGEEFAALERQVAGAEEGEEGLDEAHEAATVELEEAEEAVTRLVEDERAADADRTTWSARRETLELSLTRKDGTGALLGSDLPGVLGAVPAHLTIEAGYENAIAAALGEATDAAVVESVDVAVDAVRQARDGGDGQVRVLVARADDATPGPASRPVPAGRAAAELVCVADPAVAATIARLLTGVVVVEDLTEARRVVTADPGLTAVTREGDLLSGDAARGGTPGSSVLELHAAHEEAVAEVEAAAARAEQARFALGPARERVAAARERARTTLADLHASDARLAAVAERLGRLGATVRGAEAEAERARPAIARAEAEIVEHTAELAALAERLEIARREPAQAEEDLAGAVQVRDAATEVARAARTAETDARLAVRTCEERVKAIAGRAASLRAAAEAERQARRRAAEREARRAAQAQVAQDVRAGAEAATRAIEASVEAAAAERERAEAERTEREEALAAVRTELDGIGRTLAELTDVAHRDEVARAEQRLRISQLEERAVAELGLDPQVLVDEYGPDRPVPGTAPGPDGEPPEARPYVRAEQEKRLRAAERDLARLGKVNPLALEEHAALAERHKFLTDQLADLKKSRADLMDIVREVDERVERVFTEAYADTARQFEGVFARLFPGGEGRLVLTDPENMLTTGIEIEARPAGKKVKRLSLLSGGERSLTAVALLVAIFKARPSPFYVMDEVEAALDDVNLGRLLEIFTELRSDSQLIVITHQKRTMEIADALYGVTMRGDGVTTVISQRLEKEPEPAM; translated from the coding sequence GTGCACCTGAAGACGCTGACGCTGCGAGGGTTCAAGTCCTTCGCGTCCGCGACGACGCTGCACCTCGAGCCCGGGATCACCTGCGTCGTCGGCCCCAACGGCTCGGGCAAGTCCAACGTCGTCGACGCCCTCTCCTGGGTGATGGGGGAGCAGGGCGCCAAGACGCTGCGCGGCGGGTCCATGGCGGACGTCATCTTCGCGGGGACCTCCTCGCGCGCCCCCCTCGGGCGTGCCGAGGTCTCGCTCACCATCGACAACACCGACGGGCTGCTGCCCATCGAGTACACCGAGGTGACGATCTCCCGGACGCTGTTCCGCTCCGGCGGCTCGGAGTACGCCATCAACGGCGCCCCGTGCCGCCTCCTGGACATCCAGGAGCTGCTCTCCGACACCGGCATGGGCCGGGAGATGCACGTCATCGTCGGTCAGGGGCGCCTGGACTCGGTCCTCCAGGCCACCCCGGAGGACCGCCGCGGCTTCATCGAGGAGGCCGCCGGGGTGCTCAAGCACCGGCGCCGCAAGGAGAAGGCGCTGCGCAAGCTCGACGCGATGCAGGCCAACCTTGCCCGGGTGGGTGACCTCTCCGCCGAGATCCGCCGCCAGCTCGGACCCCTGGCCCGGCAGGCGGACGTCGTCCGCCGCGCCCAGGTCGTCCAGACCGACCTGCGGGACGCCCGGGCCCGCCTCCTCGCCGACGACCTCGTCCAGCTCACCGCCACCCTCGAGCAGGAGAGCGCCGACCTCAGCGCCCTCGAGCGACGGCGCGCCGAGACCGAGCAGGCCCAGGACGAGGCCCGGGCCCGGCTCACGGCCCTGGAGCAGGAGGCCGCCGCCGCGGCCCCGCGCCTGGGCAGCGCCACCGACGTGTGGTACCGGCTGTCCGGCCTGCGGGAACGGTTCCGGGCCCTCTCCGACGTCGCCGCCGAACGCTGCCGCCTCCTCGGCGCCCCGGCGGCGGCCGAGCCCGCCGGGGGGCGCGACCCCGACGAGCTCGACGCCCGCGCCGGCGCGGCCCGTGAGGAGGAGGCCGCCCTCGAGGCGGAGCTCGCCCGGCTCAAGGAGGCCCTCGCGGCCGCCGTCGCGGACCGCACGGCCGCGGAGGAGTCCGAACGGGACGCCGAGCGCGCCCTCGCCGCGGTGCACCGGGGGGTCGCCGACCGGCGGGAGGGCCTGGCCCGGCTGACCGGTCAGGTGGGCACCCGGCGCTCGCGCCTGGAGTCCGCCGAGGCCGAGCTCGGACGGCTGCGCGAGTCCCTCGCCGCGGCGCAGGAACGCGCCCGCGCGGCCGGCGAGGAGTTCGCCGCCCTCGAGCGGCAGGTCGCCGGGGCCGAGGAGGGGGAGGAGGGCCTGGACGAGGCGCACGAGGCCGCGACCGTCGAGCTCGAGGAGGCCGAGGAGGCCGTGACCCGGCTCGTCGAGGACGAGCGCGCGGCCGACGCCGACCGGACCACCTGGTCCGCGCGGCGCGAGACCCTCGAGCTCTCCCTCACCCGCAAGGACGGCACCGGGGCGCTCCTCGGCTCGGACCTCCCGGGCGTGCTCGGCGCCGTGCCCGCCCACCTCACGATCGAGGCCGGGTACGAGAACGCGATCGCCGCGGCCCTGGGGGAGGCCACCGACGCCGCCGTCGTGGAGAGCGTCGACGTCGCCGTCGACGCGGTGCGCCAGGCCCGCGACGGCGGGGACGGTCAGGTCCGCGTCCTCGTCGCCCGCGCCGACGACGCCACGCCCGGTCCGGCGTCCCGTCCGGTGCCCGCCGGCCGCGCCGCCGCCGAGCTCGTCTGCGTCGCCGACCCCGCCGTCGCCGCGACGATCGCTCGCCTCCTGACCGGCGTGGTCGTCGTCGAGGACCTCACCGAGGCACGCCGCGTCGTCACCGCCGACCCGGGGCTGACCGCCGTCACCCGGGAGGGCGACCTGCTCTCCGGCGACGCCGCGCGCGGCGGGACCCCCGGGTCGAGCGTGCTGGAGCTGCACGCGGCCCACGAGGAGGCCGTCGCCGAGGTGGAGGCCGCCGCCGCCCGGGCCGAGCAGGCCCGCTTCGCCCTGGGGCCGGCCCGCGAGCGGGTGGCCGCGGCCCGCGAGCGTGCCCGCACCACCCTGGCCGACCTCCACGCCTCGGACGCCCGGCTCGCGGCCGTCGCCGAGCGGCTCGGGCGCCTCGGTGCGACCGTCCGCGGGGCCGAGGCCGAGGCGGAGCGCGCCCGGCCGGCGATCGCGCGCGCCGAGGCCGAGATCGTCGAGCACACCGCCGAGCTCGCTGCCCTCGCCGAGCGGCTCGAGATCGCCCGCCGTGAGCCCGCCCAGGCGGAGGAGGACCTCGCCGGCGCCGTCCAGGTGCGCGACGCCGCCACCGAGGTCGCCCGGGCCGCCCGCACCGCCGAGACCGACGCCCGCCTGGCGGTGCGCACCTGCGAGGAGCGCGTCAAGGCGATCGCGGGCCGGGCCGCCTCGCTGAGGGCGGCCGCGGAGGCCGAGCGGCAGGCCCGGCGCCGCGCCGCCGAGCGGGAGGCCCGGCGGGCCGCCCAGGCCCAGGTGGCCCAGGACGTGCGCGCCGGCGCCGAGGCGGCCACCCGCGCCATCGAGGCCTCCGTGGAGGCGGCGGCCGCCGAGCGCGAACGGGCCGAGGCCGAGCGGACCGAGCGCGAGGAGGCCCTCGCCGCGGTCCGCACCGAGCTCGACGGGATCGGGCGCACCCTCGCCGAGCTCACCGACGTCGCCCACCGTGACGAGGTCGCCCGCGCCGAGCAGCGCCTGCGGATCTCCCAGCTGGAGGAGCGCGCCGTCGCCGAGCTCGGCCTCGACCCGCAGGTCCTCGTCGACGAGTACGGCCCCGACCGGCCCGTCCCGGGAACCGCGCCCGGGCCGGACGGCGAGCCGCCGGAGGCGCGGCCCTACGTGCGCGCAGAGCAGGAGAAGCGGCTGCGGGCGGCCGAGCGCGACCTCGCCAGGCTGGGCAAGGTCAACCCCCTCGCCCTGGAGGAGCACGCCGCCCTGGCCGAGCGGCACAAGTTCCTCACCGACCAGCTGGCCGACCTCAAGAAGTCCCGGGCGGACCTCATGGACATCGTCCGGGAGGTCGACGAGCGGGTCGAGCGCGTGTTCACCGAGGCGTACGCGGACACCGCCCGGCAGTTCGAGGGCGTCTTCGCCCGGCTCTTCCCGGGCGGGGAGGGCAGGCTCGTCCTCACCGACCCCGAGAACATGCTGACCACCGGCATCGAGATCGAGGCCCGGCCGGCGGGCAAGAAGGTCAAGCGGCTCTCCCTGCTCTCCGGCGGGGAGCGCTCGCTCACCGCGGTCGCGCTGCTCGTGGCCATCTTCAAGGCGCGGCCGAGCCCGTTCTACGTCATGGACGAGGTCGAGGCGGCACTGGACGACGTCAACCTCGGACGGCTGCTCGAGATCTTCACCGAGCTGCGCTCGGACTCCCAGCTCATCGTCATCACCCACCAGAAGCGCACCATGGAGATCGCCGACGCGCTGTACGGGGTGACCATGCGCGGCGACGGCGTGACGACCGTCATCTCCCAGCGGCTGGAGAAGGAGCCGGAACCCGCGATGTGA
- a CDS encoding DUF4233 domain-containing protein: MSTTDAAPRPPGSARLLFARTILVSEAFVVLFATLVAHGLRLADRPLVWGAGGGVMLAAVLATAALRRPRVGLVAGSIVQLVLVASGLVVPMMFVVGVVFALIWAVSLQLGGRIDVERQERYAAELALRDGASGAAAATGGVDAAEPTDATGAADATPGQAR, from the coding sequence GTGAGCACCACCGACGCCGCGCCCCGCCCGCCCGGCTCCGCGCGCCTGCTGTTCGCCCGGACCATCCTGGTCAGCGAGGCGTTCGTCGTGCTCTTCGCCACGCTCGTCGCCCACGGGCTGCGCCTGGCCGACCGGCCTCTCGTGTGGGGCGCCGGCGGCGGGGTCATGCTGGCCGCCGTGCTGGCCACGGCGGCGCTGCGCCGGCCGAGGGTGGGGCTCGTGGCCGGCTCGATCGTCCAGCTGGTGCTCGTCGCCAGCGGCCTCGTCGTGCCGATGATGTTCGTCGTCGGGGTGGTCTTCGCGCTGATCTGGGCGGTCTCTCTCCAGCTCGGCGGCCGGATCGACGTCGAGCGTCAGGAGCGCTACGCCGCCGAGCTCGCGCTGCGGGACGGTGCCTCCGGTGCCGCGGCGGCGACCGGTGGCGTCGACGCCGCCGAGCCCACCGACGCGACCGGTGCCGCCGATGCCACCCCCGGTCAGGCCCGCTGA
- a CDS encoding GyrI-like domain-containing protein — MRIDLKKDRKDLYQPGSADFVEVDVPAMTYLAIDGRGDPETSPAYPAAVAALYAGAYAVRSRLRARTGDELVVGPLEGLWSSPDPSSFAAGRKDDWDWTMLTPLPEQVSQDDVARGLPDAARRKPGLPVADVRTLRLEEGRSLQIMHVGGYDTEAATLARLHGQIMPARGLTWNGRHHEIYLSDPRRVSPERLRTVLRQPVRPTG, encoded by the coding sequence GTGAGGATCGACCTGAAGAAGGACCGCAAGGACCTCTACCAGCCGGGCTCGGCGGACTTTGTCGAGGTCGACGTCCCGGCGATGACCTACCTGGCGATCGACGGCCGCGGGGACCCGGAGACGTCACCGGCGTACCCGGCCGCGGTGGCCGCTCTCTACGCCGGCGCGTACGCCGTGAGGTCCCGCCTGCGGGCCCGCACGGGCGACGAGCTCGTGGTCGGACCCCTCGAGGGTCTCTGGTCGAGCCCGGACCCCTCGTCGTTCGCGGCGGGCCGGAAGGACGACTGGGACTGGACCATGCTCACCCCCCTGCCCGAGCAGGTGAGCCAGGACGACGTCGCACGGGGCCTGCCCGACGCCGCGCGGAGGAAGCCGGGCCTGCCGGTCGCCGACGTCCGCACGCTCCGCCTGGAGGAGGGGCGGTCGTTGCAGATCATGCACGTCGGAGGCTACGACACCGAAGCGGCCACCCTGGCCCGCCTGCACGGCCAGATCATGCCCGCCAGGGGCCTGACGTGGAACGGCCGGCACCACGAGATCTACCTGAGCGACCCCCGGAGGGTCTCACCGGAGCGGCTGCGGACGGTCCTGCGTCAACCCGTCAGGCCGACGGGCTGA
- the ndk gene encoding nucleoside-diphosphate kinase, producing the protein MTTTSAAAATPAERTLVLVKPDGVARGLTGEVLRRVEAKGYRIVALEMRTADDALLAEHYAEHQGKPFFAPLVEFMRSGPVVAAVVEGGRVIEGFRSLAGTTEPTGAAPGTIRGDLGRDWGTTVVQNLVHGSDSPESAAREIGLWFPAL; encoded by the coding sequence GTGACCACCACCTCCGCAGCCGCCGCCACGCCCGCCGAGCGCACCCTCGTCCTCGTCAAGCCCGACGGCGTCGCCCGCGGCCTCACGGGAGAGGTGCTGCGCCGCGTCGAGGCCAAGGGGTACCGGATCGTCGCCCTGGAGATGCGCACGGCCGACGACGCCCTCCTCGCCGAGCACTACGCGGAGCACCAGGGCAAGCCGTTCTTCGCGCCGCTGGTCGAGTTCATGCGCTCCGGCCCGGTCGTGGCCGCCGTCGTCGAGGGCGGGCGGGTCATCGAGGGCTTCCGTTCCCTCGCCGGGACGACCGAGCCCACCGGCGCCGCTCCCGGCACGATCCGCGGCGACCTGGGCCGGGACTGGGGCACCACCGTCGTCCAGAACCTCGTCCACGGGTCCGACTCGCCCGAGTCCGCCGCCCGCGAGATCGGGCTGTGGTTCCCCGCGCTCTGA